A single genomic interval of Camelina sativa cultivar DH55 chromosome 11, Cs, whole genome shotgun sequence harbors:
- the LOC104725227 gene encoding zinc finger AN1 and C2H2 domain-containing stress-associated protein 13 translates to MGTPQFPDLGKHCAVDVCKQIDFLPFTYDRCLQVLCLDHRSYMLNPEEVPNVAWEEHVNSICDHSNDEKAVKKKKICPVPSCYGPKKPSDSSLSSENTKVATSAPASSTSSSSRSSSLLASLEARIRKKRLNTTRVRGDSRLNRTRVERREISQEEAAAANLKNVKLNNQQESFGMKSKREVEDDDVE, encoded by the exons atgGGGACTCCGCAATTTCCAGATCTGGGGAAACACTGCGCCGTCGATGTTTGCAAGCAGATCGATTTCTTGCCGTTCACATATGATCGCTGCCTCCag GTGCTTTGTCTAGATCATCGTAGCTATAT GTTAAACCCTGAAGAAGTTCCAAACGTGGCTTGGGAGGAACATGTTAATTCAATTTGTGATCACTCAAACGACGAAAAAGctgttaagaagaagaagatatgccCTGTTCCAAG TTGTTATGGACCGAAGAAGCCTTCAGATTCGAGTTTATCGAGTGAAAACACAAAAGTAGCTACAAGTGCTCCAGCATCATCAACGTCATCATCTTCAAGATCGTCTAGTCTTTTGGCTTCATTGGAAGCACgtattagaaagaaaagattgaaTACGACAAGGGTACGTGGAGATTCTAGATTGAATCGGACCAGGgtagaaagaagagagattagtcaggaagaagcagcagcagcaaatTTGAAG AATGTAAAGCTCAATAATCAACAAGAATCCTTTGGTATGAAGTCAAAACGTGaagtggaagatgatgatgttgaatGA